A genomic region of Anopheles coustani chromosome 3, idAnoCousDA_361_x.2, whole genome shotgun sequence contains the following coding sequences:
- the LOC131261118 gene encoding phosphoglycerate mutase 2-like, which translates to MAAKYRIVMVRHGESEWNQKNLFCGWYDANLSDKGKEEALAAGKAVKEAGLKFDIAHTSLLTRAQVTLDSILKESGQTAIPIQKTWRLNERHYGGLTGLNKSETAAKYGEEQVLIWRRSFDVPPPNMEPDHAYYDAIVKDARYKDDPKPADFPMAESLKLTIARTLPYWNDVIIPQLKEGKNIIIAAHGNSLRGIVKHLDQMTDEAIMGLNLPTGIPFVYELDENLKPVVSMKFLGDEETVRKAIESVANQGKAK; encoded by the exons ATGGCCGCAAAGTACCGTATTGTTATGGTTCGCCACGGTGAATCCGAGTGGAACCAGAAAAATCTCTTCTGCGGATGGTACGATGCGAACCTGAGCGATAAGG GCAAGGAGGAAGCCCTGGCAGCCGGTAAGGCCGTCAAGGAAGCCGGACTGAAGTTCGATATTGCCCACACCTCGCTGCTGACCCGCGCCCAGGTCACGCTCGACTCGATCCTGAAGGAGTCCGGTCAAACGGCTATTCCGATTCAGAAGACGTGGCGTTTGAACGAGCGTCACTACGGTGGTCTGACCGGACTGAACAAGTCCGAGACGGCCGCGAAGTACGGCGAGGAGCAGGTGCTCATCTGGCGCCGTAGCTTCGATGTCCCGCCACCGAACATGGAACCGGACCATGCCTACTACGATGCGATCGTCAAGGACGCTCGCTACAAGGACGACCCGAAGCCGGCTGATTTCCCGATGGCCGAATCGCTGAAGCTCACCATCGCCCGTACACTGCCGTACTGGAACGATGTCATCATTCCACAGCTGAAGGAGGGCAAGAATATCATCATCGCGGCGCACGGCAACAGTCTGCGCGGTATCGTGAAGCATCTGGACCAGATGACCGACGAAGCTATCATGGGTCTGAACCTTCCCACTGGCATTCCGTTCGTGTACGAGCTGGACGAAAACCTGAAGCCGGTGGTCTCGATGAAGTTCTTGGGCGACGAGGAGACCGTACGCAAGGCGATCGAATCCGTCGCCAATCAGGGTAAGGCCAAGTAA